In Butyrivibrio proteoclasticus B316, the sequence AGTCTTTCTTTGAAGCTGTAAAAGTATATGGCAGGAATCCTGGGGCATTTACTGGTCGCTCCAAGATGCCGGGATATATGTCACAGGGATCATTCAAGACAGCTGTCCTGACTAATCAGATATGCAGGATCAAGGATGGGTATCTAAAGTTACCGGGGACAAAGGATAGGCTGTCTCTTGGCCAGCTCCCTGAAGAAGTGTGCCTTAAGGAAGTACGTATAAAGCCCAGCGGAAACAGCTTTGTTCTGGATGTAGTCCTTTCAGTGCCTGATAAAGGGATAATCCCCATGGCTGATGAGGATATCCTCACTGAGCTTTCAGAGGTAGCGGATCTGAAGGACCTGAGGGTGATGGCTATCGATCCAGGAACAGACAACATAGCTGCTGTAGCGAACTCTTTTGGCGCAAGACCATTTGTGATAAAGGGAGGCGTGATCAAGTCAATCAACCAGTTTTACAACAAAGAGATGAAAAGACTCTCTTCCTGTGCCATGACATGTAACAACAGGTACAGGACAAGAAAGATGAATGCTCTTACTGAAAAGAGGAACAGAAGGATAAAGGATCAGTTTCATAAGGTGAGCAGACAGCTTGCAGTCCATGCAAGGGATAACCATGTAGATGTAGTAGTGATGGGACATAATACATACCAGAAGCAGGAGATAGGTATAGGACATGTCAATAACCAGAACTTTGTGCAGATACCAATGCTGATATTTGCAGACATGCTCAGATACAAACTTGCTGAATATGGTATAAAGTTTGTTCTCACGGAAGAAAGCTACACATCAAAGGCAGACTATCTTGCAAAAGACTATATCCCTGTGTATAAAAACAGTTCAGGAAACCACTTTTTCTCAGGAAAGAGGATACAGAGAGGACTTTACAGGCACTACGATGGTACAATAACAAATGCAGACATAAATGGAGCTGCAAACATTTTAAGGAAAGTATTCCCAAAGGTAAGCCAATGGGATAGGGGCATAGTGGACATGCCCTGTTCTGCAGGATGCATAGAGCATCCTACAGGTTCATGCCGCCATGCGGCATAACAGAAACCCTTTCCGACGTGGAGTCGGTGAGGGCAGTTCATTGAAGAATTTTGCAGAGTATATGGGAAGAAGGGGGTATGAAATGAATCTTAGAAAACTTGGTATATTTGGATTGATTAGCTTACTTTCATATACAGCAATGGTAGTATTTTCGCCTTTAGCGTACCCCGGATATGAATGGATGAGTATGGCAGTCAGTGATCTTACGGCAGAGGGAGCTCCTTCATTACAGTTGGCAACGAGACTTAACGCATTATTTGGACCTTGCGCTGTTGTTTCCATTATGGCAGTGTGTGTAGCAATTTCCGGAAGCAAGTCAAAACTGTTTAAGCTCGGTATATATTCGTTCGCTGGTATGGAATGGATTTGCAGCGTTGGGTATACAATGTTTCCTTGGGTTGCTGATGAACCTAATACTAATCCTCAGAATTTGTGCCATCTAATTGTTACTGTATTAGTTTTTGTTCTATCTCTTGCAGCACTTATAATGATTTCTATTAGTGCCAAGCATGAAGGCGTGAAATCTCTGGGGATATGGGCAATTGCATGTCTGTGTGCGATGGTTCTCGGACCTGTAGGAACAGGACTTTTCCCAAAGGCTGTCTTTGGTATTTTTGAAAGACTTAGTACATTTTCTGCAGTTATCTTTAATGCTGTGCTAGGAGTGTATTTATTGTCTGGAAAGTTTGACAGACAAGAGGAATAAGAACAAATGAGATGAATTCATAACTTTTATTGACTAAGACAATCGGTATTTAAGGAGAGATGTATATATGAGCAAAATTTTATTTTTGACAAGCAGCCCTTTCACAGGACGGGGACTTCCTTTTAACACGGAAAATGAATTTGTCAACCGAATGCAGAAGGCCATGCATAAGTATAATAAGGGGCTTTTCATAACTGCATCACCGGATGATTATGATGAAACAGATGGTTTTTCATTTGGAATAAAATATACGGCAGAGATTTCAGGAATGGAGTTTGAGTCTTATACAGTTTTAGATAGACGGAATCAAAACGATGCTGCGAAGTTGGTAAAGAGTAGCAATTTTATTATCTTGGGAGGAGGCCATGTTCCAACACAAAATCGATTCTTTGGTGAGATAAGGTTAAAGGAACTCCTTGAGGATTTTGATGGCGTGATTTTCGGAATTAGCGCCGGAAGCATGAATAGCGCGGAAGAAGTTTATGCACAGCCGGAACTAGATGGCGAATCATTAGATCCTAATTATGTGCGTTTCATTCCTGGATTGGGTCTTACAAAAACCAAGCTGCTTCCTCATTACCAAGATACAAAAGACAGTTGCTTAGATGGTAAAAGACTTTTTGAAGATATTACGTATCCGGATAGCATGGGGTATACTTTTATTGCAATCCCTGACGGAAGTTATCTATATTCTGAAGATGGTAAGGAAGAATTAATGGGAGAGCATTTTGTCATTAGCGATGGTGGTATTGTATGATATGCGCAAATTCAAGTTTATCTGCGCGTTAACAAAGATAATGTAGCGTCACAGAAGGTAATGATCAAAAACGGTGCCTATAGAGCAGGAGAAGATGAAGAGCATTTCTTTATGAGAATAAGAAAAACTTCACCTAAGCAGATGCAGCTTATACCGCACTTAAAGAGTATGAAAAGAATGAAAGAAAGAACGATAAACCGGAAGATAAAAAGGATATAGAAATGGTATGAATAACAAAAAGGCACTAACGCTCTATTTGGTCGGAGCATTAGGACAAATTATCGTCGTATGCGTAATTGCCTTTGTACTAAGACGATATGGAGTAGAGGTGGGGTATGCCACACCGTTAGGATGGATCATCATTGCAATTGGTGGTATTTCTTCAGCGTTATGGGGAGCCATTATTTCAATAAAATATCGAAATACAGGTTTTAAAACCGTAATCTGTGATTTCTTCAGGATAAAACAAAGCCCTCTAAATTACAGTTGGATGATTTTGTTCTTATGTTTGGATTTTCTTCCGGTTGTATTCGGAGGGAGGATATCAATAAGAGTGTGGTATCTGCCGATCATAATGTTTTTCAAGCATATAGTACTAGGTGGTATAGAAGAAATTGGCTGGAGATACTTGTTTCAACCGCTTTTGCAGGAAAGGCTGCACTACATTTTAGCTACGATAATCACATTTTTCTCGTGGGGATTATGGCATTTTTTGTTTTTTTATCTTGATGGAACACATGCTGATGTGATCCCATTTTTAATTGGTTTACTTGTAAATAGCTTTATTCTTTCAGCGTTATATGTGAAAACAAATAACCTTTGGATATGTGTAATGACGCATTCCCTGATTAATGTTTTTTCACAACTTGTAACTGGAGGTAATCAATATGTAGGCTATTTCAGTAAAGTTGTTATTATAGTAATCGCTATTATGCTTGCTACTAAAACAATTAGGAAGCTTAAACAATATATTGGGCTTTTCATACATTCGAGGATATACAATGGCAAATAAAGCATTAATTTACATTCATGGGAAAGGCGGCACAGCCTCTGCTTCAGAGCAGTTTAAGTCGTTTTTTCCAGATCATGATACATTCGGCTTTGACTATAAATCAGATAATCCGTGGGAAGCAGAAAGTGAGTTTAAAGAGTATTTCATAAGGTTATCTGAAAAATACACATCTATTACTGTTCTTGCTTCCAGTTTGGGAGCTTATTTTCTGATGATTTCCGGTGCAGGTGTGATGATCCAAAAGGCGTTTTTTGTTTCTCCTATTGTAGATATGGAGCGCTTGATACAGGACATGATGAAGTATGCAAATGTATCAGAAGATGATTTAAAAGCTAAAAGCACAATCCATCTTTCTGATGGTGCAGTCCTCTCATGGGATTATCTTGTATGGGTAAGAAATCATCCAATAGTATGGAATGTACCTACTTTTATTTTATATGGTGAAAAAGATCACTTGCAATCGTTAGAAACAATGCAGACATTTGCAGAAGCAGTAGGTGCTGATTTAACAGTAATGCTCAATGGAGAGCACTGGTTTCATACAGATGAACAAACAGAATTCAGAAATAGATGGCTGCTTGATAAGAGGAAAGGTAAAAATGAATATTGATGTAAATCTTAACATTCACTATACAGCTCCAGACTATGTTTGGGATAAGATTGGTAAAGTTTATGAATCTATGCCATACTGGGTAGGAAATGATAATGGCCCTTGTTGGAAAGGCGAAAGCGTGGATCTTTGGGCTTCTGTTGAACCAAGCGGGATACAGATTGCTGGCGAGATGCCACAAGACATCTGGGAAGAATGGTATCAAAATCTTAAAGATAAGCTCACCAATGTTCTTGGATATGATATCGGAGAGCCGGAAGATGGCTTTGAATTTAAGTATGATTGGGAGAATAGGATATGAGTGCTAATTTACTTGTTTTTGAAAAAGAAAAGGCTCCAAAACTATTTTGAGCTTAAGGAAGAGTTTCCTCCGATGAATGGAAAGTATGCTCCTGATGATGCATCTCTTGAAGCGGATCCGAATCTTGAGAAAAGACTTACGGA encodes:
- a CDS encoding CPBP family intramembrane glutamic endopeptidase produces the protein MNNKKALTLYLVGALGQIIVVCVIAFVLRRYGVEVGYATPLGWIIIAIGGISSALWGAIISIKYRNTGFKTVICDFFRIKQSPLNYSWMILFLCLDFLPVVFGGRISIRVWYLPIIMFFKHIVLGGIEEIGWRYLFQPLLQERLHYILATIITFFSWGLWHFLFFYLDGTHADVIPFLIGLLVNSFILSALYVKTNNLWICVMTHSLINVFSQLVTGGNQYVGYFSKVVIIVIAIMLATKTIRKLKQYIGLFIHSRIYNGK
- a CDS encoding DUF998 domain-containing protein; this translates as MNLRKLGIFGLISLLSYTAMVVFSPLAYPGYEWMSMAVSDLTAEGAPSLQLATRLNALFGPCAVVSIMAVCVAISGSKSKLFKLGIYSFAGMEWICSVGYTMFPWVADEPNTNPQNLCHLIVTVLVFVLSLAALIMISISAKHEGVKSLGIWAIACLCAMVLGPVGTGLFPKAVFGIFERLSTFSAVIFNAVLGVYLLSGKFDRQEE
- a CDS encoding Type 1 glutamine amidotransferase-like domain-containing protein, with product MSKILFLTSSPFTGRGLPFNTENEFVNRMQKAMHKYNKGLFITASPDDYDETDGFSFGIKYTAEISGMEFESYTVLDRRNQNDAAKLVKSSNFIILGGGHVPTQNRFFGEIRLKELLEDFDGVIFGISAGSMNSAEEVYAQPELDGESLDPNYVRFIPGLGLTKTKLLPHYQDTKDSCLDGKRLFEDITYPDSMGYTFIAIPDGSYLYSEDGKEELMGEHFVISDGGIV
- a CDS encoding alpha/beta hydrolase, with product MANKALIYIHGKGGTASASEQFKSFFPDHDTFGFDYKSDNPWEAESEFKEYFIRLSEKYTSITVLASSLGAYFLMISGAGVMIQKAFFVSPIVDMERLIQDMMKYANVSEDDLKAKSTIHLSDGAVLSWDYLVWVRNHPIVWNVPTFILYGEKDHLQSLETMQTFAEAVGADLTVMLNGEHWFHTDEQTEFRNRWLLDKRKGKNEY
- a CDS encoding RNA-guided endonuclease InsQ/TnpB family protein encodes the protein MYRTRQYRINQNHILYDYCRDICRSSAILYNRANFILRQYSSAVDSMALFKPLFPNQMMVYRLVRDSLLGTKYLGDSKWLSYNALDHLLKVTRDKAYYALPSQANQQILKLLLRDYKSFFEAVKVYGRNPGAFTGRSKMPGYMSQGSFKTAVLTNQICRIKDGYLKLPGTKDRLSLGQLPEEVCLKEVRIKPSGNSFVLDVVLSVPDKGIIPMADEDILTELSEVADLKDLRVMAIDPGTDNIAAVANSFGARPFVIKGGVIKSINQFYNKEMKRLSSCAMTCNNRYRTRKMNALTEKRNRRIKDQFHKVSRQLAVHARDNHVDVVVMGHNTYQKQEIGIGHVNNQNFVQIPMLIFADMLRYKLAEYGIKFVLTEESYTSKADYLAKDYIPVYKNSSGNHFFSGKRIQRGLYRHYDGTITNADINGAANILRKVFPKVSQWDRGIVDMPCSAGCIEHPTGSCRHAA